In Arachis stenosperma cultivar V10309 chromosome 1, arast.V10309.gnm1.PFL2, whole genome shotgun sequence, one DNA window encodes the following:
- the LOC130969554 gene encoding organelle RRM domain-containing protein 1, chloroplastic-like, translating into MEVMSFCVTFTKFHTFAFLKPKVATTQIQGLSLPNNRSKHCNLYSSSSSSSSLRSIAATATLYPSTTQKNRHWMVLMEPPPHGVTSKSQLIDYYASTLHKVLASERDAQMCIYDASCDTHFGFCCDIDPQITSQLTSLPGVLLVRPDPDFSSSEKDYSRSSGQEGLLSNSKHWLVRIDKPAVGIVTKAQIVDYFVQILTKVMGNEKDAQMCIYHVSWKKIFGFCCELDDDCAQELAGVPGILSVQPDNNFESENKDYEGNNLENSVSQAAPLRTKKLFVTGLSFYTSEKTLRAAFEDFGDLVEVKIIMDKISKRSKGYAFVEYTTEEAASAALKEMNGKIINGWMIVVDVAKTNPPRHNRDHVRPSVSQAKSLLRY; encoded by the coding sequence ATGGAAGTTATGTCTTTTTGTGTTACATTCACCAAATTTCATACATTTGCCTTTCTGAAACCAAAAGTAGCAACAACCCAAATTCAGGGCCTTTCACTACCCAATAATAGGAGCAAACATTGCAATCtttattcatcttcttcttcatcttcatctttaAGAAGTATAGCAGCAACAGCAACACTATACCCTTCCACCACACAAAAGAACCGCCACTGGATGGTACTCATGGAGCCTCCACCTCACGGTGTCACTTCCAAGTCACAACTCATCGATTATTACGCCAGCACTCTCCACAAAGTCCTTGCCAGTGAGAGAGATGCTCAAATGTGTATATATGATGCTTCCTGCGATACACACTTTGGTTTCTGTTGTGACATTGATCCACAAATAACCTCCCAACTCACAAGTTTACCGGGAGTCTTGTTGGTTAGGCCTGATCCGGATTTCAGTTCTTCGGAAAAGGACTATAGTCGATCAAGTGGTCAAGAAGGTCTGCTATCGAATTCAAAGCATTGGCTTGTTAGAATTGATAAACCTGCTGTTGGGATTGTTACAAAGGCTCAGATTGTCGATTATTTTGTTCAAATATTGACCAAGGTCATGGGAAACGAGAAGGATGCTCAGATGTGCATATATCATGTTTCttggaaaaaaatatttggtttTTGCTGTGAACTTGATGACGACTGTGCACAGGAGTTAGCTGGTGTGCCTGGTATCTTATCAGTTCAACCAGATAATAATTTTGAGTCAGAAAATAAGGATTATGAAGGTAATAACTTAGAAAACAGTGTGAGTCAGGCAGCTCCCCTGCGAACGAAAAAGCTTTTTGTGACAGGACTATCGTTTTATACATCTGAGAAAACCTTACGCGCAGCATTTGAAGACTTTGGTGATCTTGTTGAAGTCAAAATTATTATGGATAAAATTTCCAAAAGGTCCAAGGGTTATGCATTTGTCGAGTACACCACAGAGGAGGCTGCAAGCGCAGCATTGAAAGAGATGAATGGCAAGATTATTAATGGATGGATGATAGTAGTGGATGTTGCCAAGACTAACCCACCAAGGCACAACAGGGATCATGTCAGGCCATCAGTTTCACAAGCCAAAAGCCTTTTAAGGTATTAA